Proteins co-encoded in one Arthrobacter sp. ERGS1:01 genomic window:
- a CDS encoding DUF948 domain-containing protein, producing the protein MTGGDIAGLIAAGVFAILVALLAVPIFKLGKVFDEIRVTIRQIGDGTTPLIDEVTSTVATTNTQLGKVDGISNNISDATANISALSSLFAATLGSPLIKVAAFSYGVRQAFAGRGKPKTARRSR; encoded by the coding sequence ATGACTGGTGGAGACATTGCGGGACTGATTGCGGCGGGCGTGTTCGCCATACTGGTCGCGCTGCTGGCCGTGCCGATTTTCAAGCTGGGCAAGGTCTTTGACGAAATCCGCGTTACGATCCGCCAAATTGGCGACGGCACCACGCCCCTCATCGACGAGGTCACCAGCACCGTCGCCACCACCAACACGCAGTTGGGCAAGGTGGACGGAATCTCCAACAACATCTCGGACGCCACGGCCAACATCTCGGCGCTCTCCTCCCTGTTTGCCGCAACCCTCGGCTCGCCGCTGATCAAGGTTGCCGCGTTCTCCTACGGGGTGCGCCAGGCCTTCGCCGGCCGCGGCAAGCCCAAGACCGCCCGCCGGAGCCGCTGA
- the rpsD gene encoding 30S ribosomal protein S4 — translation MANNTRARRQARLSRSLGIALTPKAAKYLERRPYGPGEHGRARKKQDSDYAVRLREKQRLRAQYGIREAQMTRAFEEAKHTKGMTGENLVEILETRLDALVLRAGFARTTAQARQLVVHRHIMVDGARVDRPSFRVAEGQLIHVHPRSQTMTPLQLAAAGAHRDVLPAVPAYLDVKLESLQARLVRRPKRAEVPVTCEEQLVVEFYSR, via the coding sequence GTGGCTAACAACACACGTGCCCGCCGGCAGGCCCGCCTTTCGCGGTCCCTCGGCATTGCTCTGACTCCGAAGGCAGCCAAGTACCTCGAGCGCCGTCCGTACGGCCCCGGTGAGCACGGCCGCGCCCGCAAGAAGCAGGACAGCGACTACGCGGTACGCTTGCGCGAAAAGCAGCGTCTGCGCGCCCAGTACGGCATCCGCGAAGCACAGATGACCCGTGCCTTCGAAGAAGCCAAGCACACCAAGGGCATGACCGGTGAAAACCTGGTTGAAATCTTGGAAACCCGTTTGGATGCCCTGGTCCTGCGTGCCGGCTTCGCCCGCACCACCGCCCAGGCCCGCCAGCTGGTTGTTCACCGCCACATCATGGTCGACGGCGCCCGCGTGGACCGCCCGTCGTTCCGCGTTGCCGAGGGTCAGCTGATCCACGTGCACCCGCGCAGCCAGACCATGACCCCGTTGCAGCTTGCTGCAGCAGGTGCTCACCGCGACGTGCTCCCCGCCGTTCCGGCCTACTTGGACGTGAAGCTGGAGAGCCTGCAGGCTCGCCTGGTTCGCCGCCCCAAGCGCGCCGAGGTTCCCGTAACCTGTGAAGAGCAGCTGGTCGTCGAATTCTACTCACGCTAA
- a CDS encoding replication-associated recombination protein A produces MRDLFDTTSDDDSDDGDDFGVAAAGDGKPGRPRSPLAVRMRPRTLEEVVGQQHLLGPGSPLHVLAGGGGAGGPAGPSSVMLWGPPGTGKTTLAHVIARGPGRKFVELSAITAGVKDVRRVMDQALTDRDLHGRTTVLFLDEIHRFNKAQQDALLPGVENRWVVLIAATTENPSFSVVAPLLSRSILLTLKPLTNADIEGLLLRAAEDPRGLDGAVTLSDEALDHLVRLASGDARRALTTLEAAAGVALNEASGGAADTPVLVDLGIAERAIDAAAVRYDRAGDQHYDVISAFIKSVRGSDVDAALHYLARMLEAGEDPRFISRRIMISAAEDVGMADPTALQTAVAAAQAVALIGMPEARIILAEAVVHVATAPKSNAAYNGINAAIGDIRAGKGTTIPAPLRDAHYPGSAALGHGRGYIYSHDSPHSIATQQYPPDDLVGRNYYEPTGNGVERDLGVRVDRLRSIIRGSGNGGSTGGGGPASGK; encoded by the coding sequence GTGCGAGACCTTTTTGACACCACCAGCGACGACGACTCCGACGACGGCGACGACTTTGGCGTGGCCGCGGCCGGCGACGGCAAGCCGGGCCGCCCGCGCAGCCCGCTGGCCGTGCGCATGCGCCCCCGCACCCTGGAGGAAGTGGTGGGCCAGCAACACCTGCTGGGCCCCGGTTCGCCGCTGCACGTGCTGGCCGGCGGCGGGGGAGCCGGCGGACCCGCAGGGCCGTCCTCGGTCATGTTGTGGGGCCCGCCCGGAACCGGCAAGACCACCCTGGCCCACGTGATCGCCCGCGGCCCGGGACGGAAATTCGTGGAGCTCTCGGCCATCACCGCCGGGGTCAAGGACGTCCGCCGGGTCATGGACCAGGCCCTCACCGACAGGGACCTGCACGGGCGCACCACCGTCTTGTTCCTCGATGAGATCCACCGCTTCAACAAGGCCCAGCAGGACGCCCTGCTGCCCGGCGTGGAAAACCGCTGGGTGGTGCTCATCGCGGCCACCACTGAGAACCCGTCGTTCTCCGTGGTGGCGCCGCTGCTCTCCCGCTCCATCCTTCTCACGCTCAAGCCGCTCACCAACGCCGACATCGAGGGACTGCTGCTGCGCGCGGCCGAGGATCCCCGCGGCCTGGACGGCGCCGTCACGCTCAGCGACGAAGCCCTTGACCATTTGGTGCGCCTGGCCAGCGGGGACGCCCGCCGCGCCCTGACCACGCTGGAGGCGGCCGCCGGCGTCGCGCTTAACGAGGCGAGCGGCGGGGCGGCCGACACTCCCGTCCTGGTGGACCTTGGCATTGCCGAACGGGCCATTGACGCCGCCGCCGTCCGTTACGACCGCGCCGGCGACCAGCACTACGACGTCATCAGCGCCTTCATCAAGTCCGTGCGCGGATCCGACGTCGACGCCGCCCTGCACTACCTGGCCCGGATGCTGGAGGCGGGGGAGGACCCCCGCTTCATTAGCCGTCGCATCATGATCTCCGCCGCCGAAGACGTGGGCATGGCCGATCCCACGGCGCTGCAGACCGCCGTGGCCGCCGCCCAGGCCGTCGCCCTGATCGGCATGCCCGAGGCCCGGATCATCCTCGCCGAGGCCGTGGTGCATGTTGCCACCGCGCCCAAGTCCAACGCCGCCTACAACGGCATCAATGCCGCGATCGGCGACATCCGCGCCGGTAAGGGGACCACCATTCCGGCCCCGCTGCGCGACGCCCACTACCCGGGCTCGGCGGCGCTCGGCCACGGGCGCGGCTACATCTACTCCCACGACTCACCCCATTCCATCGCCACCCAGCAATACCCGCCGGACGACCTCGTGGGACGGAACTACTACGAACCCACGGGCAACGGGGTGGAGCGGGACCTCGGCGTCCGGGTGGACCGGCTGCGCTCGATCATCCGCGGCAGCGGGAATGGCGGCAGCACGGGCGGCGGGGGCCCGGCGTCGGGCAAATAG
- a CDS encoding Vms1/Ankzf1 family peptidyl-tRNA hydrolase encodes MTDSTRTTLVTAARLPGWVERFSAAHGGLDTQRDTDDGVLLAMGDGATALLSPPWPDDGRPGRGTDLVERLVSLASQERSLGIVLARRGGFAVGVSAGGKLLAHKVGKGGRQAGALAAKAAEEAARIFAGARFEYLATGGDKPLVAAVLAAPSLRSYANRPHLAPLAVADPNHAVLQKAAADFCAVRIRVTDPPQN; translated from the coding sequence GTGACCGACTCGACGCGCACCACCCTGGTAACCGCTGCCCGCCTCCCCGGCTGGGTGGAGCGCTTTTCCGCTGCGCACGGCGGCCTGGACACCCAGCGAGACACGGACGACGGCGTGCTCCTGGCCATGGGTGATGGCGCCACGGCGTTGTTGTCGCCACCCTGGCCCGACGACGGCCGGCCCGGCCGCGGCACGGATCTGGTGGAGCGACTGGTGTCCCTGGCGTCGCAGGAACGGTCGCTGGGCATCGTACTAGCCCGGCGCGGCGGTTTTGCCGTGGGCGTTTCGGCGGGCGGGAAACTGCTGGCACACAAGGTGGGAAAGGGCGGCCGGCAGGCCGGCGCACTGGCGGCGAAGGCCGCCGAGGAAGCCGCGCGGATCTTTGCCGGAGCGAGATTCGAATACCTGGCCACGGGCGGGGACAAGCCGCTGGTAGCTGCCGTGCTGGCCGCGCCGTCCCTGCGGTCCTACGCGAACCGGCCGCACCTGGCCCCACTGGCGGTGGCCGATCCCAACCATGCCGTGCTGCAAAAGGCGGCCGCCGACTTTTGTGCCGTGCGCATCCGTGTCACCGACCCACCACAAAACTAA
- a CDS encoding GNAT family N-acetyltransferase, producing MTDPKTTPGVLDTLEILMDEAWRAPETENRDGWMLRSAGSVTQRANSVWPASSPAKIDLALRDAVQWYSSRRQPVIFQLTHRPENAALEALLDQHRYSRQSETVIMTAPAGAPALANTPAPAGRDTGVKIVLADTPSEQWLDLWWRVDGRGGAAERHIARSILLGTPSVYATAVDGSGAAIGTGRITLVETLGGAGLGGDKWGGVYGMAVHPEFRRRGVATAVLWALLDAGRADGAANFWLMVTAANTGAQGLYGHAGFVEAGRYHYRQAPLHRAPSAC from the coding sequence ATGACGGATCCTAAGACCACGCCCGGGGTGCTGGACACCCTTGAAATCTTGATGGACGAGGCCTGGCGGGCGCCGGAAACGGAAAACCGGGACGGTTGGATGCTGCGATCGGCAGGATCGGTCACCCAGCGGGCCAACTCCGTTTGGCCGGCGTCGTCACCGGCAAAGATTGACCTCGCCCTGCGGGACGCCGTCCAATGGTACTCAAGCCGCCGCCAGCCCGTCATCTTCCAGCTCACGCACAGGCCCGAGAACGCCGCACTCGAGGCGCTGCTCGACCAACACCGGTACTCCCGCCAGTCCGAGACGGTCATCATGACGGCCCCCGCCGGAGCGCCTGCGCTGGCCAATACGCCAGCGCCCGCCGGGCGCGACACCGGCGTAAAGATTGTCCTGGCCGACACCCCGTCCGAGCAGTGGCTGGACCTGTGGTGGCGCGTGGACGGCAGGGGAGGCGCAGCCGAGAGGCACATTGCCCGGTCCATCCTGTTGGGCACGCCCTCGGTCTACGCGACAGCCGTGGACGGGAGCGGCGCCGCCATCGGCACCGGCCGAATAACGCTTGTCGAGACTTTGGGCGGGGCCGGCTTGGGTGGGGATAAGTGGGGCGGGGTCTACGGTATGGCCGTGCACCCGGAGTTCCGTCGCCGGGGCGTGGCCACCGCCGTGCTGTGGGCCCTGCTCGACGCCGGCCGGGCGGACGGGGCGGCGAACTTCTGGCTCATGGTCACCGCCGCGAACACTGGCGCCCAGGGACTGTATGGGCACGCCGGATTCGTTGAGGCCGGCCGCTACCACTACCGTCAGGCGCCCCTGCACCGGGCGCCCAGCGCCTGCTGA
- the aspS gene encoding aspartate--tRNA ligase produces MLRTHDLGSLRAEHIGETVTLTGWVARRRDHGGVAFLDLRDASGVAQIVVREEAVFHSLRNEFVLQVTGTVSRRPEGNENPALATGEIEVMADDVVVLNEAAPLPFQVDEHVEVGEEARLKHRYLDLRRPGMQRNLRLRSEANRVARELLHEQGYIEIETPTLTRSTPEGARDFVVPARLAPGSWYALPQSPQLFKQLLQVGGFEKYYQIARCYRDEDFRADRQPEFTQLDIEASFVDQDDIIALGEKIVSALWKLIDVEIPLPIRRMTYRDAMARYGSDKPDLRFGQELTEMTEFFKDTEFGVFKAPYVGAVVMPGGAAQPRRQLDAWQEWAKQRGAKGLAYVLVKDEGELTGPVAKNLTDTERAGLADAVGAKPGDCIFFAAGDVSSSRALLGAARVEIGHRTGLINPADWAFVWVVDAPMFEPASDAVASGDVAVGAGKWTAVHHAFTSPKPEFMDTFDTDPESALAFAYDIVCNGNEIGGGSIRIHRNDVQKRVFEVMGLSAEDAEEKFGFLLEGFKFGAPPHGGIAIGWDRAVSLLAGVDSIRDVIAFPKSGGGYDPLTAAPAPITAQQRKEAGVDFKPEAKKDDAK; encoded by the coding sequence GTGCTGCGCACACATGACCTGGGCTCCTTGCGGGCTGAGCATATTGGAGAAACTGTAACCCTGACGGGGTGGGTTGCCCGCCGTCGTGACCACGGTGGCGTGGCCTTCCTTGACCTGCGCGACGCGTCCGGCGTGGCGCAGATCGTGGTCCGTGAGGAAGCTGTCTTCCATTCACTGCGCAACGAGTTTGTCCTGCAGGTCACCGGCACGGTTTCGCGCCGCCCGGAGGGCAACGAGAACCCGGCCCTGGCCACGGGAGAGATCGAGGTGATGGCGGACGACGTCGTCGTACTCAACGAGGCCGCACCGCTGCCGTTCCAGGTGGACGAGCACGTGGAGGTCGGCGAGGAGGCCCGCCTGAAGCACCGCTACCTGGACCTGCGCCGTCCGGGCATGCAGCGCAACCTGCGCCTGCGCTCCGAGGCCAACCGGGTGGCCCGCGAGCTACTGCACGAACAGGGCTACATCGAGATCGAGACGCCCACGCTGACCCGCTCCACCCCCGAGGGTGCCCGCGACTTCGTGGTGCCGGCACGCTTGGCACCGGGTTCCTGGTACGCCCTGCCGCAGTCCCCGCAGCTGTTCAAGCAGCTCCTGCAGGTGGGCGGCTTTGAAAAGTACTACCAGATTGCCCGCTGCTACCGCGACGAGGACTTCCGCGCGGACCGCCAGCCCGAGTTCACCCAGCTCGACATCGAGGCCAGCTTCGTCGACCAGGACGACATCATCGCCCTGGGTGAGAAGATCGTCTCCGCCCTGTGGAAGCTGATCGACGTCGAGATCCCGCTGCCGATCCGCCGCATGACGTACCGCGACGCCATGGCCCGCTACGGCTCGGACAAGCCCGACCTGCGCTTCGGCCAGGAATTGACCGAGATGACGGAATTCTTCAAGGACACCGAGTTCGGCGTCTTCAAGGCTCCCTACGTGGGCGCCGTCGTCATGCCCGGTGGCGCCGCACAGCCCCGCCGCCAGCTCGACGCCTGGCAGGAATGGGCCAAGCAGCGCGGCGCCAAGGGCCTGGCCTATGTGCTGGTCAAGGACGAGGGCGAGCTGACCGGCCCCGTCGCCAAGAACCTGACGGACACCGAGCGCGCCGGCCTGGCCGACGCAGTGGGCGCCAAGCCCGGCGACTGCATCTTCTTCGCGGCCGGCGACGTATCCTCCTCCCGCGCCCTGCTGGGTGCCGCCCGTGTTGAGATCGGCCACCGCACCGGCCTGATCAACCCGGCCGACTGGGCATTCGTGTGGGTTGTCGACGCCCCCATGTTCGAGCCCGCCTCCGACGCCGTTGCCTCCGGTGACGTGGCCGTTGGCGCCGGCAAGTGGACCGCAGTGCACCACGCGTTCACCTCGCCCAAGCCCGAGTTCATGGACACCTTCGACACCGACCCGGAGTCGGCGCTGGCGTTTGCCTACGACATCGTGTGCAACGGCAACGAGATCGGCGGCGGTTCCATCCGTATCCACCGCAACGATGTGCAGAAGCGCGTCTTCGAGGTCATGGGCCTCTCCGCCGAGGACGCCGAGGAGAAGTTCGGCTTCCTGCTGGAGGGCTTCAAGTTCGGCGCCCCGCCGCACGGCGGCATCGCCATCGGCTGGGACCGTGCCGTATCCCTGCTGGCGGGCGTGGATTCCATCCGCGACGTCATCGCGTTCCCGAAGTCCGGCGGCGGCTACGACCCCCTGACGGCGGCCCCGGCCCCGATCACGGCGCAGCAGCGCAAGGAAGCCGGCGTTGACTTCAAGCCGGAAGCCAAGAAGGACGACGCCAAGTAA
- a CDS encoding peptidylprolyl isomerase — translation MEANQQLRETQLTRRKRDNLIAVIAMAAVIALAVVLALTVFSGSKNDAGAAADPSATPTATATSSATATAAPTNSPTVPLASTAKGKTFTGTLTLNGKPLGVELDGTKAPQAAAVFKSLTAENFFAGKNCHRLADSTNFGVLQCGSLKGDGAADPTYQWGPVENSPANGSYPAGTIAVARGASTYSNGTQFFITFKDTTLPQDTGGYTIVGKVTSGLDVVTEIAAGGITPGPTAPPTVHPRPR, via the coding sequence ATGGAGGCGAACCAGCAATTGCGCGAAACCCAGCTGACCCGCCGCAAGCGTGACAACCTCATTGCCGTCATTGCCATGGCTGCCGTGATCGCCCTCGCCGTGGTCCTGGCGCTGACGGTCTTCTCCGGTTCCAAGAACGACGCCGGCGCTGCCGCGGATCCCAGCGCCACGCCAACCGCCACGGCCACCTCATCCGCGACCGCGACGGCCGCACCGACGAACAGCCCCACGGTGCCGCTGGCCTCCACGGCAAAGGGCAAGACGTTCACGGGAACCCTCACGCTCAACGGCAAGCCGCTCGGCGTCGAACTTGACGGCACCAAGGCCCCGCAGGCCGCGGCCGTGTTCAAGTCGCTCACGGCGGAGAACTTCTTTGCCGGCAAGAACTGCCACCGGCTGGCCGACTCCACCAACTTCGGCGTGTTGCAGTGCGGCTCCCTCAAGGGCGACGGCGCCGCCGATCCCACCTACCAGTGGGGCCCGGTGGAGAACTCCCCCGCCAATGGCAGCTACCCGGCCGGCACCATCGCCGTCGCCCGCGGGGCCAGCACCTACAGCAACGGCACCCAGTTCTTCATCACGTTCAAGGACACCACCCTCCCCCAGGACACCGGCGGATACACGATCGTCGGCAAGGTCACCAGCGGCCTTGACGTGGTCACGGAAATTGCCGCCGGCGGCATCACCCCGGGACCAACGGCGCCGCCGACGGTGCACCCAAGACCAAGGTGA
- a CDS encoding DUF349 domain-containing protein — MTHSQQSDETTATITESGDATTAAAPVNQTEGTPEAAPVAAPSPAAFAARPKAPSAPTAVAAAAPAPPVAAPVNLEEAAKFGRAEEDGHVFLLLDGEEFPVGQYPGASKDEALAYFARKFEDITAQITLLEQRVEAKAATTDMNKTVTHLREQLAERNTVGDVNAALARLAVLEEAIKELHAQERAAHDAARGIELAAREAIVTEAETIAGEDPTTILWKVSSARMNELFEAWKQAQKTGMRLGRATEEGLWKRFRSARTIFDRHRRAYFSQLDNNNATAKNAKEALITAAEELATSTEWGYAAGEYRRLMDQWKASPRASRKDDDALWNRFRAAQDKFFAARQQANDALDEEFGANLVVKEALITEAQALLPIKDLASTKKALQSIRDRWEEAGKVPRADMQRVEAGLRKVEEAVRAADEDNWRRSDPEAKARTSSALSQLEATIAGLREDLAAAEKAGDARKVAKATDALAARELWLEQIRKAAEDFS; from the coding sequence GTGACACACAGTCAACAATCCGACGAAACAACGGCCACGATCACTGAGTCCGGCGACGCAACAACGGCGGCGGCTCCCGTGAACCAGACGGAAGGCACGCCCGAGGCGGCGCCGGTAGCGGCGCCTTCCCCGGCCGCATTTGCCGCCCGCCCCAAGGCACCCTCGGCCCCCACCGCGGTTGCGGCGGCAGCACCGGCACCGCCGGTTGCAGCCCCCGTCAACCTGGAGGAGGCCGCCAAGTTTGGCCGGGCCGAGGAGGACGGACACGTCTTCCTGCTCCTGGACGGCGAAGAGTTCCCCGTGGGCCAATACCCCGGCGCCAGCAAGGACGAGGCCCTGGCCTACTTTGCCCGCAAGTTCGAGGACATCACCGCCCAGATCACCTTGCTGGAGCAGCGCGTGGAGGCCAAGGCCGCCACGACCGACATGAACAAGACCGTCACGCACTTGCGTGAGCAGCTCGCCGAGCGCAACACGGTGGGCGACGTCAACGCGGCCCTGGCCCGCCTGGCCGTCCTCGAAGAGGCCATCAAGGAACTCCACGCCCAGGAACGCGCCGCCCACGACGCCGCCCGCGGCATCGAGCTGGCCGCCCGCGAAGCCATCGTGACCGAGGCCGAGACGATTGCCGGCGAGGACCCCACCACGATTCTGTGGAAGGTCAGCAGCGCGCGCATGAACGAGCTCTTCGAAGCCTGGAAGCAGGCCCAGAAGACGGGCATGCGCCTTGGCCGCGCCACCGAGGAAGGCCTGTGGAAGCGATTCCGCAGCGCCCGGACCATCTTCGACCGCCACCGCCGCGCCTACTTCTCGCAGCTGGACAACAACAACGCGACGGCCAAGAACGCCAAGGAGGCGCTCATCACCGCCGCCGAGGAGCTGGCCACCTCCACCGAATGGGGCTACGCCGCTGGCGAGTACCGCCGCCTCATGGACCAGTGGAAAGCGTCCCCGCGCGCCAGCCGCAAGGACGACGACGCCCTCTGGAACCGCTTCCGTGCCGCCCAGGACAAGTTCTTCGCCGCCCGCCAGCAGGCCAACGACGCGCTCGATGAGGAATTCGGCGCCAACCTGGTGGTCAAGGAAGCCCTCATCACCGAGGCGCAGGCACTGCTGCCCATCAAGGACCTGGCTTCGACCAAGAAGGCCCTGCAGTCCATCCGCGACCGTTGGGAAGAAGCCGGCAAGGTGCCCCGCGCCGACATGCAGCGTGTCGAGGCGGGCCTGCGCAAGGTTGAAGAGGCCGTCCGCGCCGCCGATGAGGACAACTGGCGCCGCAGCGACCCCGAAGCCAAGGCCCGCACCTCCAGCGCCCTGAGCCAGCTGGAAGCGACCATCGCCGGCCTGCGCGAAGACCTCGCCGCCGCCGAGAAGGCCGGAGACGCCCGCAAGGTCGCCAAGGCCACCGACGCACTGGCCGCCCGCGAACTGTGGCTCGAGCAGATCCGCAAGGCCGCCGAGGACTTCTCCTAA